In Heteronotia binoei isolate CCM8104 ecotype False Entrance Well chromosome 5, APGP_CSIRO_Hbin_v1, whole genome shotgun sequence, the DNA window cggaggcgcagacgatcgtgacccacaggggcgcgttcagggttaaacggctgcagttcggggtcagtgtggctccggggatattccagagcataatggactctctccttaaagggatccccggagttcaacccttctttgacgacgttttaatcgccgcccccaatgaaggagagttctgctgccgcctgcgcgaggtcctcaggcggttccaagcggcggggctgagagtcaaaaaggagaaatgtttgttaggggtcccgcgagtggagttcctggggttcgccgtggacgcggcggggatacacccgacggcggacaagaccagggccatagtccaggctccggcgcccaaatgcaaggcagaactacagagttttttaggattgttgaacttttatcacacgttcctaccgcacaaagccgccgtagcggaaccgttgcaccgtttgctggataaacaggccccgtgggtctggggccaacgccaagccgcggcgttccaagcggtgaaggacctcttggtctctaacgcggtacttcaccactacgacgaaaacctacccctgatcctagcttgcgacgcctccccctacggagtaggagcggttttggggcaccaactcccggacgggagggaagtgccagtcgcgtactattcacggactctatctccagcggagcggaactacgctcaaattgacaaggaggccttggcgatcgtggcgggggtgcacaagttcaacgactacctctacggtaggcgtttcaccatcgccacggaccacaagccgctcctgggcctcctagctccagaccgtcagaccccccaaatcctatcccagagggtcctgaggtggaaccagttcctgaactcctacacgtatgaactgatccaccgcccgggtaaagccatgggacacgccgatgccctcagccgcctgccgctccccatgacagaaccggatcccgccccggcacatggggtaatgctcattgaatcgctccccgagcgccccctgcacgcggcggaggtggctcgggcaacagggagggaccgcatcctggcacgggtcagggactgggtggggagggggtggccatcaggcaaagtcgaagacgcgttcaggccattcgcgtccaggaaggacgagctatcaacccacaaggggtgtgtgctttggggcagtcgggtggtggttccccccccttgcgcaagcaggtgctggaagacctccacgagacccacccgggcatcgtgaggatgaaagctctggcccgtagttatgtgtggtggccgggcatggatgaggagatagaggggtgggtgaggaggtgccaaccctgccaagaatcccggcccgatcccccatcagccccggtccacagatgggagtctaacaggcgaccatggtcccgcctccacttagattttgcaggcccgtatcagggccaaatcttttttatacttgtggatgcctacacaaaatggctggaggtgattccagtagcctcaacctccacagcagcagccgtccgggcactcaggagggtcctatgcacgcacgggatcccagacaccctggtgacggataacggtactgcattcacctcccgggaattccgggagttcacggagaggtacctcatacgacacataagatccgcacccttccatccggccaccaacggccaggcagagcggatggtgcggaccgccaaggaagcactggggagaatagtacaaggggattgggaccaccgcctctcagccttcctgttccacaacaggatcaccccaaaccctataacgggatccagccccgcagaactgcttatggggaggaaactgacaacacgcctagacaggctgcaccccgaccgggcccccgaggtccgcgggtccccagaggtccgggaggcggtgcgggggttctttccgggtgacccggtatacgcgaagaacttcgcaagcggtcccgagtgggtcgcggggagagtccttagggtgacaggttccaggtcatacgaggtgaccaccgaggggggccaggtactaaggcggcacatagatcagctgcgccgccgcaccctacccgaagaaacagaggaggtagggaatagggatccgcgggcaaccgaaggtccggaagggcgctcgccaatacaggaactacccacttatgacgcccccagagacaccgaaccagagccggagcctgaaacagaccccaacatcccgcagccagaagcagcatcgcccacaacggaaccagcctccgcaccaagagcgaccccgaggagatcgacacgggaacggagagcaccggcgtacctccgggactatgtggtttaaactaaggggggaggagtgttgagtatcggactctgcacccgcgccgcgcaagccgggacgtcctcgggttacctggcgcagcgcgggaaaagtcaccgccaatcaagaccaagcgcgggaagtttaactggccaggattgggctggccagcaggggggttgatccggggtgcatgtatatattagcggacccggccgcgtgtttcccagttctgtaatgtatcagcgattaaagaccaatgcctttaccacgtctcgtctcccagtacattacacttccacaaggttaccaggtcctggatgggagctatatgggagtctcaattagcctgctccctgggtggcagtgactctgctagaactcagggctgagagatctgaagcattgaggtgcctcatgtcttcgctctgaaagttctttccagagcctgctttgaactcttgagatgggaggagagcttggaggagattgattgtcaacagctgacactggtgcctggagagtgattgatgggccagctgctgtttgttcagctgaggaactggctggcaactcttccatgtctgttaacccttccagctcctccacgTCAGGGTTCATGACACCATTCGCTTTAAAACCAAAAATCGAAGTGGAGATGGATCGCCttgtggcccagggagtgctagagccaGTATCCTACActgcatgggagacccccatagtcactccggtgaagccaaatggggacatgTGCGTATGCACaaactataaatgcacaataaataaagcgctcctggacaacccataccccatcccagtggtcagccacgtcctcgCATCCCTGGccagctctaaggtttttgggaagctggacctggcccaagcataccagcacCTCCCAGTGGACACTGAGACTGCTGAGGCCCAAACAATAGTgatgcacaggggagctttcaagGTGCGGCggttacaatttggggttagtgtggctctgggaatctttcagagcataatggactttctcctcaaagggattcccagagtgcaacccttttttgatgacgttttgatcaccGCCCCAGATGCCGAGGAGTTCAGTTGTTCTCTGTGAGAGGTACTCCGCCACTTCCAAACTGCGTGACTTAAAGTGAAGCAGGAGAAGTGCTCTttcggggtgccaagggtggagttcttggggtttgcagtggatgCCACAGGAATACGCctgatggctgacaagaccagggcgatagtccacgccctggcccccatgtgcaaggcggagttacaaagtttcttgggactcttaaacttttatcattccttcttgccccacaaagctgccttcaCAGAACTCCTACATAGTCTCCTCGATAAACACgctccatgggtctggggaaaaaagcaggctgctgcttttcaggtggtcaaggacatcctggtttccaatgctgtgctccaccattttgatgagtcccttcaGTAATTCTAGCCTGCAACGCTTCCCCATATGGGGTGGGCGttgtcctgggtcaccaacttccAAATGGGAGGGAAGTCCCCATGGCCTACTACTCTCAAACCCCGACCACCACGGAGCATAACTATGCCCAAATCGACAAGGAGGTGCTGGCAATTGTGGCAGGGGTgtacaaattcaacgactacctgtacagcAGGCATTTCACAATTGccatggaccacaagccgctgctggacctcctcgccccagaccgccagacgccacaaatcctgtcacagcgcatcctgcggtggaaccagttcctcaattcgTACACGTATAAGCTAGTTCACCGCCTTGGCAATgggacacgcagatgccctcagctgcCTTCCGCTGCCCTCAATGGACCCCAACCCGGCCCCCGCCCACCATGGAGACTCTACCAGAGTGGCTCCTCTATGCCGCTGAGGTAGCTCGGGccacgggcagagaccgcatcctcgcacgtgttttggactgggtggggagaggGTGGCTCACGGGAAAACTGGATGCTGATTTCAGGCCATTTGCATCCCGCTGGGatgaactgtccatacacaagggctgcattctctggggaagcagggtggtggttcccccccctttggaagcaagtgctcgaaggcTTGCACGAGACACACCTGGGGATACTGTATATGAAGGCCCTGGCGCATAGttatgtctggtggccagggatggacaaaGAGACAGAGgagtgggttagaaggtgccaaccctgtcAAGCATCCCAGCCAGATTTGCCCAGCACCCCCATCCACTGCTGGGAGTCTGATCGTGTGCCGTGGTCTcggctacacctagacttcgtggggccataccagggccaaatattctttatcctggtggatgcctacacgaagtggttggaggtgattcccgtaGTTTCAACCTCCATCGTGGCTGCGGTCAGAGCCCTacggagggtcttttgcacccacaGGATCCCTGAGACCTTAGTCACAGACAACAGTGCTGCTTTTACATCCTgggacttccaggagttcctgaataggtacctcatccggcACATATGGTCCACCccctttcatccagccaccaatggccaagcagagcgcatgatGCGCACCACCAAtgaggccctgggtcacatagtgcagggagattgggaccaccacctggcagccttcctttttgggaaccgaatcacccccaacccaatcACCAGCTtaagccctgcagagctgctcatgggtaggaggttaaccactaggctagataggttgcatcccGACTGGGCCCCAGACCTCCTCAGCTCCCCCGAGACAAGagaagccactagggggttctttccaggggacccggtctatgcaaagaactttgcaagcaggccAGAGTGGCTACCAGCCTGGGTGCTGTGGGTCACCGGGTTCCACTCTTACGAGGTCTCCTCAAAAGGGGGCCAGCTCTTCCGAAGACACGAAGATCAGCTGCACTGTCACACCTTGCCAAAAGAACCAACAGAGTCAGGGGGAGTGGGGTGATAGCAGTAATGCCACCAGAAACCACCCAGCCAGTGCCTGCCTCGCCGGCCCTGCCGGCAGAGGGGCCCTGTAGCAGCTGGAGCAGCCCCTCCCCAgtaggggggaaggggagcccccGGAACAGCTGCAGGCACTGGACAGCACTCTTCTGGCTTCGCTCCACAACGAGGAACCAGCGGCCCCTGCAGCAACAGCTGCCGCTCCGGTTCCCCAGATCAAACCTAGGAGGTCGAGCAGGGAACGAAGGCCACTGgcttatttgaaagactatgtttcttgaactggggggggggggagtgttgtgtcttgcaatttggtccctgaatttacaacacagcgcgAGTGTGCATGCGCAGAGGTGACCAATGGGAAACCAGAGGTCGCCGGACATAAGGATGAAAATgcactccgcctatgaagatctgtggcgggaagtttaactggccaggattggacctggccaggtaaggaggttgttccgggagatgtatataaacAGGGACCCGGCCCTGCTATAATTGGGGACCCAGCCCCAAAAAATCTGAACCTggtgttgcaagccatggcaggttggctcaggctgagtaggttgaagttgaatccagcaaagacagaggtcctttgcctgagtcgtggcagtctggaaagggaaatcccccttccagtttttgatggtgtgccattgaaagtggcgcacaaggtcaagagcttgagggtgctactggagccttcattgttaatggaggcccagacagcagccactgctaaattcactttttttcatcttaggagggcgaggcagctggctcccttcctagagcatgacaacttggcaacagtgatccgtgcaatggtcacctcgagattgaatTACTGAtcccctctacatggagctgcccttttgtcgaactcagaaactgcagctagtgcagaatgcagcgtccaggctgttactagggctcctgaagtgggagcacatacagctgaggctgcacgaactgcactggctgccaattgtataccggattcgttacagagtgctggttattacctttaaagccctatatggccgaggacctgcctaccttagggaccgtctcttcccatatgtgccccagagagtactgagatcaggtgcacaaaatcttttggcaatccccaggccgaagtaggccaaattgaaaactacaagagaaagggccttttcgatcgcagcttcacactggtggaaccaactaccagatgaggTGTGGGCTCTGCGGAGTCTTGttcaattctgtagggcctgcaaggctACTCGCTTTCAGCTGGCCTTCTCTTAATGTGGATCCTAGCCTATTATAGTGTCCtcataaattacaagaggagaacatctagaatatagcacctgaaaatgttagaatttaattaattgatggttttaattataatgtttttaatgtaatagcaaatattgtgaattgtatattgtatgatataatgttttattattgtaactttgtatttatgccatattttgtgagctgccctgagcctgctgcagcgtggagggcgggatataaaattattattattattattattattattattattattattactctttttgtgatgtactcgccaataaagcatgttgccttctaaacaTCTCAGAACTCAGTACTTTACAGAGACAGGCCTCCATCCTTTCCGCACTGCCAAGAAAGACACAAGGGCCTTGTGTAGGCAATATATACTTCTTTATTGCCATAACCCAGTTTACACAGTTCTCTGCCATGAGGAGTTCAATGCCATCCCTTGGTGCATCCCTTGCTCTTCCTGAGATCTTCTACCTGCTGTGTATCATGACCTTTAAGCCCTGCCCTAATAATTAGACTTGTCCCTGGGAAAAGGCCCAAGCCCTCCTTGATCTTTTCCAGCAGCTCTGCTGTACACCTAATGGGGTGCCTTAACCACTCACCATTGCTGGCACAGACAACCATCCTCACCCTGTGTTCTGGGTATCCAGCCAGACCCATCCTGTTCTTCTTGTCTCCACCAGTCCAGGCCTGACCAGTCCTCACTCCCCCGTTTGCTGTGTCacacctaaaaaggtaaaggtagtcccctgtgcaagcatcagttgttttcgactctggtgtgacgttgctttcataacattttcacagcagactttttacggggtggtttgccattgccttcgccagtcatccacacttcttccccagcaagctaggtactatttttactgacctcggaaggatggaaggctgagtcaactttgagccgactacctgaacccaacttctgccgggattgaactcaggtcatgagcagagagcttggactgtagtactgcagctttaccactctgcaccctgGGGCCTCTTCTCCTACACAGCTCTATTTGCTATGTTGCACTTCCCGTTAGCACAAAACTGACAACAGAAAAGTTTCCACTGGCCAATCATGGAAAAGAAAATTTCACAGAAGCCCCAAATCCTGTTTCTCAACATCTTTTGAAGAGTCCCCCTGCTGATTCATGACACAAGCCCTTCTTTTCTGCGGTGCTTTGGGGTGCTATAATATGATTCAATCCACATTATGAGGCTGCAGTTTCACAAATCCATGGGGGCATCAGGCCCGTAGCTGCAGGGAGGCTGTGGGGGCAGGCTGCTCCACCCAACCTccccttccacctgtatggccccttctttTACTGAAATCTTCTGGCGAGCAGCTGTAAATCACCCACTGCTCTTGCCACCCCACTCTCGCTGCCACTACTCTTACTGCTGCCGCTCCTGTCACCACTCTCGCTGcccagctctcacagctgctgctctCGCCACTGCTTTTGCTGCCCTGTTCTCGCTGCCGCCGCTGTCACCACCCTGCTCTCACCCTTGCTGcccttgctgctgccaccactcttgCCACTGCACTCGCTCACAGTGCCCTGAAGTTGCTGTGGCAGCAATGGGCGGCCAAGGTGAGAGGCTGGGGCAGGCAGCAGACGGTCGGAAGGGTGGGGGCGGGGCGGCAAGCCTGCCGGGGGCACCCGCACCCTAGGGCCTACCCTGGTTGGCACCCCACTGTGTTTTGCTTTCATCCTGCAGCGCCACCGCTGGCTCCCTTCCGTCAATCGCCAGCTTTCTTTTAGGGGCCTCTTGGAAGGTGAGGACAGCTTTAAGGGTATCCTTTGTCTCCTCCACTGGACCTTTTtaatttatctttttaaaaagtttgtgatGTAATTTTGGGCCCCATTGtccctccacctaaaattttattccctggtcacccccacctaaaattttctggctatgggcctgagggGCATTTTGCTACATCTACACTGGGGAGAAAGCAAAGTGAAACAGAATGCGGTGATGTTTCCAATGCCTTGCCAGACACACTTaagaggagaaggaaagagaaatcTGAGGGGGAAGCTTCATGACAAACAGCTGCAAGAGAAGATTAAAGAGAAGCAACAGCAAAAAATCTCAGAGAAAGATGAAATGGACACAAAACTGAAGCACTCAGGAAACAGAAACACTTTAGTTACAATTAACTTGGATacaagcagggattttttttttatttttttgattTTTAGCAAATTCAAGGGATGGACTGGTTAGAAAACTGCATATGCTAATGCTAAATTTCAGCCTTTTCCCTCTACATGTGTAATACATAGGTTCTCAAGAGGTCTCCTTTCTAGGCAGAGTCCCAATCCATGTCCGGTTACCTTCAGTAAGATTGTTGCTCTATATACCTTCTAGTCATAATCTGGGGATGTTTGTTATTGGAAGACACCTGCAGCTTTGGCCAGTTCTTTTGGATCAAGAGGCTTAGTTCAATAGGGCTGATTCACATGCAATTGCTTGCCATAGTCAGACCCACCCCTCCCATACAGCCTCTTCTGTCCATTTCTGTTCCTCCACAGTGGGTCCAGCAGTCTCTAATGTCCCTTCATCTCTTCCTCAGCCATCAGAATGATTATGAACATCCTAATTATAGCAATTCAGACCATAGCTGGTAAGAGGATAGACCATCAAGGACAGACTGGAATATACAATCTTCTTGATagatgaacaaaacaggttccaggacagatccttgagacaatCTTGATATATTGCCATAGAAAATCAGCCCTAATGCATTCTCTAGGACCCAGGAGAAAGAAAGATTGTCTCCTAGTTCAGTGCACTTGCTCCTTCCTGGCATACATAATTCCAATTGTTTATTCAGTTTCAATAAGCAGAACTGTTATTCTCTCCTTCTTTTCAAAATATCACAATATCCATCCGGCATTTCATTTCTACTGCCCTTCCCCAACAGCACCCTAGACCTCTAGACACTTATAGAGAGTACAAATGAAAAGGTATATTATCCAACAGATTATATCTCACCTAAAATGAAAAGGGAGGTCAAAAGTTCTGCCTTACTGCAGCAGACCACCTCGTCCAGATATTCCTGGGAGGCCCTCATCCTCCCAAAACAACATTTCAAAGCCACTTTGAGTTGCgataggaaggggaggggagaaagctgGATGCCACAAAAAAATTAAGCAGGATTCAAGTTACTGTTTCTCATATGGAAACATTTTCATATTGAGTATCCCACAGTCTCACATTGCTCCATCTGCTGTAAGCTACATTCACTTATTTTGCAATAGCCTTGTGTTTGCTGACATCAAAGCAATGAAGGTGACTGGGGGGTGAATAGTTGTTTTTAGTATGAAGATACACTaacggggtcattttgtagaaaaataggtggtggaactcattagcataacttattagcatatgaccctccagccaacagcaacccaatgcaagaaaggagagtcccaggcaagtgaagcctgcttggcctggctagagatccagccagcccaagcaggcctcattcacctcaggctctccttggctgccccccccccagtcaaaaggccagcaagccacctgccacccaaaatcacataagaagtggagaaagggtggtgcaggcttctccagggttcatgagagctgctgggggcgtggcaaagcccctggtggctggctggttggctGATCTcctaatctatttatttatttatatcccgccctccctgccggagcaggctcaggacggctagggattgttatgcagctgcacctactattcaatggacaaggtagatggggaggaggagggggaatcctcagcaaggttcaggatagggttgccaagtccaattcaagaaatatctggggactttggaggtggagccaggagactttgggggtggagccaggagacattggaggtggagccaggaacaagggtatgacaagcataattgaactccaagggagttttggccatcacatttaaagggacagcacacctttttaaaggccttccttccataggaaataatgaaggataggggcaccttcttttggggctcatagaattggaccccctggtccaatcgttttgaaacttggggggtattttgaggagagacactagatgctatactgaaaatttggtgcctctacctcaaataacagccccccagagcccccaataccttcagatcaattccccattataccctataagaatcgatctccacatagggaataatgaagtgcccagctgacatttccttccccccgcccctttctggcgactctgaagcgagggattggcatctctattcactagttgctgccagcttcttcaaagtaacacagactcaccatcccaagaggaagcttttcaattggaaactgaagcctccggaggtagaaagtcacatggtggctgtgggggcggggcttccccttgtcagccagctgactgggggtgggaaggagcctgggaaagcagaagaacccccgctgggacctgaggattggcaagcctagttcaggagctgcactcctgtgagctcctgctgaattcaaggcctgcactaTAAAACACAATTGTCATACACCATTCACAATTTACTTCAGTAACTGCAAAGTATAAAATAGCATATTGTCCTTTACATGATGCCTTTATGTGATGCCTTTATGAGATGAGA includes these proteins:
- the LOC132572021 gene encoding LOW QUALITY PROTEIN: uncharacterized protein K02A2.6-like (The sequence of the model RefSeq protein was modified relative to this genomic sequence to represent the inferred CDS: inserted 1 base in 1 codon), giving the protein MPAPGSGPSAPRDAQAAESSFGQASFALRAIPLHFAPRLDELTLQLAFNEATAFERAAKAHSSPWEIESGDHKEEEAHQLCRQPGNGPKSSTRLRATERPSSTKCASCGDLYELWDCPYRNADCRSCGKVGHIACACRAKTNRWHQSTHHDLTDAHMTALTSIQGCVLWGSRVVVPXPLRKQVLEDLHETHPGIVRMKALARSYVWWPGMDEEIEGWVRRCQPCQESRPDPPSAPVHRWESNRRPWSRLHLDFAGPYQGQIFFILVDAYTKWLEVIPVASTSTAAAVRALRRVLCTHGIPDTLVTDNGTAFTSREFREFTERSAFLFHNRITPNPITGSSPAELLMGRKLTTRLDRLHPDRAPEVRGSPEVREAVRGFFPGDPVYAKNFASGPEWVAGRVLRVTGSRSYEVTTEGGQVLRRHIDQLR